In Halorientalis sp. LT38, a genomic segment contains:
- a CDS encoding DUF5820 family protein: MDFADLAPGWEVWSESETRSVLAFRPDVFDSSDFPAACLPTIYLTKGQRDRRPGRHQPSPGDPWHVTLFLEPEIEVASRRFDDESAAVAGARDLAAEFAAGEFDLRDVYQVPREEYLDELERLVGETA, from the coding sequence ATGGACTTCGCGGACCTCGCGCCCGGATGGGAGGTGTGGTCGGAGAGCGAGACGCGCTCGGTCCTCGCCTTCCGCCCCGACGTCTTCGACAGCAGCGACTTTCCCGCGGCCTGTCTGCCGACGATCTACCTCACGAAGGGGCAGCGCGACCGCCGCCCGGGTCGCCACCAGCCCTCACCCGGGGACCCCTGGCACGTGACGCTCTTCCTCGAACCCGAGATCGAGGTCGCGAGTCGACGCTTCGACGACGAGTCCGCCGCCGTCGCCGGCGCTCGCGACCTCGCCGCCGAGTTCGCCGCCGGCGAGTTCGACCTCCGGGACGTCTATCAGGTGCCCCGCGAGGAGTACCTCGACGAACTGGAGCGATTGGTCGGCGAGACGGCGTAG
- a CDS encoding bacterio-opsin activator domain-containing protein: MTGEEPSLDGTQVLVIGPGDWLDELASGLETDTGPLVRRVETAAAGLDAIRTGSVDCVVTDYRLPETTGVELSERIRAASATLPVVVATPDGDETVAGEAIAAGATGYVPVAVPADPPVETIRARIADALDVARQDSVRRERARQFDAVFHDAQTATWVLDAAGRLERANRAARELIDETSRVGEPFWDLPWWSQTPAIRTDVRQLVEGAIDGRFGAATVYDPLDGEPGQVIDLSVRPVENERGEVISIVIEGVEITDRVGLERDLRRSERLHRVTLNNMTDTVLITDEDGEYTYVCPNVHFIFGYTAEEIRAQGTIEELLGADRFDREELAANGILKNIECTATDKAGREHTLLVNVREVDIQGGTLLYSCRDITKRKQREEALATLQELARSFLYAGTHDEIAQHIVDDAATVLDLDASAVYLFDADSNELRPAAHSRAMRDHHGPLPRVHADAETLPGHAFISGTAQFFDDVHRADRLDNRATDLRTAGYIPLGDHGVFVVGSDAVGAFDDVTRELADLLAATAEAALDRVSRESRLRTQERTLQEQNEQLSALNRINETIRAIDQAVVQAETREEIDRSVCELLTSDDRFSFAWIGDVDTATETLTAREWVGDEQGYLDSQSFAIGPSGTEPAGETAATGELTMVSNVAADLREDSWRTAALTRDFMSVLSIPLEYSDLTHGVLTVYADTRDAFDETARAVLAELGETIAAALSAIERKNALLTTSITRVEFEVDDPTFVLSRLARAADCTLSYQGGVQQTTDGSYVFVTVEDGAVGPVNDAAADLVGIDEVQQISADGDSGVLRLGLAQPFLALDLADHGAVFRAATADPTTTDLTVDIPTSIDVRTITQLVADTFEDVELRRKRTLDQAGEHDVYAAFIADLTDRQLEVVQTAYYSGFFESPRESTGEDVAATLGISPPAFYQHIRAVQRKLFTALFEDRNPSVAASSTGVQ, encoded by the coding sequence ATGACGGGCGAGGAACCCTCGCTCGACGGCACACAGGTCCTCGTCATCGGGCCGGGCGACTGGCTCGACGAACTCGCGAGCGGGCTCGAGACGGACACCGGCCCGCTCGTCCGGCGGGTCGAGACGGCGGCTGCGGGGCTGGACGCGATCCGAACGGGCTCGGTCGACTGTGTCGTCACCGACTATCGGCTCCCGGAGACCACCGGTGTCGAGCTCTCGGAGCGGATCAGGGCGGCGTCGGCGACGCTGCCCGTCGTCGTCGCGACCCCGGACGGTGACGAGACCGTCGCCGGCGAGGCCATCGCGGCCGGCGCCACCGGCTACGTCCCGGTCGCGGTTCCGGCCGACCCGCCGGTCGAAACGATCCGGGCCCGGATCGCGGACGCACTCGACGTCGCGCGGCAGGACAGCGTCCGCCGTGAACGCGCACGGCAGTTCGACGCCGTGTTTCACGACGCACAGACGGCGACGTGGGTCCTCGACGCCGCGGGTCGACTCGAACGCGCCAACCGCGCAGCGCGAGAACTGATCGACGAGACCTCCCGCGTCGGCGAACCGTTCTGGGACCTGCCCTGGTGGTCCCAGACGCCGGCGATCAGGACCGACGTCCGCCAGCTCGTCGAAGGAGCGATCGACGGCCGGTTCGGTGCCGCGACCGTCTACGATCCGCTCGACGGGGAACCGGGACAGGTGATCGATCTCTCCGTTCGCCCGGTCGAGAACGAACGCGGCGAGGTGATCTCGATCGTGATCGAGGGCGTCGAGATCACGGACCGGGTCGGGCTTGAACGCGACCTCCGCCGGTCCGAACGCCTCCACCGGGTCACCCTCAACAACATGACCGACACCGTCCTCATCACGGACGAGGACGGCGAGTACACGTACGTCTGTCCGAACGTCCACTTCATCTTCGGCTACACCGCCGAGGAGATCCGCGCACAGGGGACCATCGAGGAACTGCTCGGGGCGGACCGCTTCGACCGCGAGGAACTCGCCGCGAACGGCATCCTCAAGAACATCGAGTGTACGGCCACCGACAAGGCCGGCCGCGAACACACGCTGCTGGTCAACGTTCGCGAGGTCGACATTCAGGGGGGAACGCTCCTGTATAGCTGTCGGGACATCACGAAACGCAAACAGCGCGAGGAGGCGCTGGCGACGCTGCAGGAACTCGCGCGATCGTTCCTCTACGCCGGCACGCACGACGAGATCGCCCAGCACATCGTCGACGACGCGGCGACGGTGCTCGATCTGGACGCCAGCGCCGTCTACCTGTTCGACGCCGACTCGAACGAGCTCCGGCCGGCCGCTCACTCGCGGGCGATGCGTGACCACCACGGACCGCTGCCTCGCGTCCACGCCGACGCCGAGACGCTCCCGGGCCACGCCTTCATCTCGGGGACGGCGCAGTTCTTCGACGACGTCCACCGGGCGGACCGTCTCGACAACCGCGCGACCGACCTCAGGACCGCCGGATACATTCCGCTCGGTGATCACGGCGTCTTCGTCGTCGGCTCGGACGCCGTCGGCGCGTTCGACGACGTGACACGCGAACTGGCCGACCTGCTCGCCGCGACTGCGGAAGCGGCGCTCGACCGCGTCTCCCGGGAGTCGCGGCTCCGCACCCAGGAGCGAACGCTCCAGGAGCAGAACGAACAGCTCAGCGCCCTCAACCGGATCAACGAGACGATCCGGGCCATCGACCAGGCCGTCGTGCAGGCCGAAACGCGCGAGGAGATCGACCGCTCCGTCTGTGAACTGCTGACGAGCGACGACCGGTTCAGCTTCGCCTGGATCGGGGACGTCGACACGGCGACCGAGACCCTCACTGCGCGCGAGTGGGTCGGCGACGAACAGGGGTATCTCGACAGCCAGTCCTTCGCGATCGGTCCGTCGGGGACCGAGCCGGCCGGCGAGACGGCGGCGACGGGCGAACTGACGATGGTGTCGAACGTCGCGGCGGACCTCCGGGAGGACTCGTGGCGGACGGCCGCGCTCACCCGGGATTTCATGTCGGTGTTGAGCATCCCGCTCGAGTACAGCGATCTCACGCACGGCGTCCTGACGGTCTACGCGGACACCCGCGACGCGTTCGACGAGACGGCGAGGGCCGTGCTCGCGGAACTCGGTGAGACCATCGCGGCGGCGCTCAGCGCCATCGAGCGCAAGAACGCACTGCTGACGACCTCGATAACGCGCGTGGAGTTCGAGGTGGACGATCCGACGTTCGTCCTCTCGCGGCTCGCACGAGCGGCCGACTGTACGCTCTCCTATCAGGGCGGCGTCCAGCAGACGACGGACGGAAGTTACGTGTTCGTCACCGTCGAAGACGGCGCCGTCGGACCGGTCAACGACGCCGCGGCGGACCTGGTCGGTATCGACGAGGTTCAGCAGATTAGCGCCGACGGCGACAGCGGCGTCCTGCGACTGGGGCTCGCACAGCCGTTCCTCGCGCTAGACCTGGCCGATCACGGCGCCGTCTTCCGGGCCGCGACCGCCGACCCGACGACGACGGACCTCACCGTCGACATTCCGACGAGCATCGACGTGCGGACCATCACGCAACTGGTCGCCGACACGTTCGAGGACGTCGAACTCCGGCGCAAACGGACGCTCGACCAGGCCGGCGAACACGACGTCTACGCCGCGTTCATCGCCGACCTCACCGACCGCCAGCTCGAAGTCGTCCAGACGGCCTACTACAGCGGGTTCTTCGAGTCACCGCGGGAGAGCACCGGCGAAGACGTCGCGGCGACGCTCGGCATCTCCCCACCAGCGTTCTACCAGCACATCCGGGCCGTCCAGCGGAAACTGTTCACGGCGCTGTTCGAGGACCGAAACCCCTCCGTCGCGGCGTCGTCGACTGGGGTTCAATAG
- a CDS encoding PrkA family serine protein kinase yields MTDTKETLAELSREYQDSIPADLRETRSFDWYLDQLYDDPRIARNAHQRVADMFDYYGTEYDEDAGVVEYALAAEDPLNDGENTFYGRVIHEAIHEFVNKVKSGARGLGPEKRIKLLLGPVGSGKSDFDRQVRRYYEHYTRTDEGRMYTFRWTNLCDIIQDQDPADDTVRSPMNQDPLVLLPQEQRDRVIEDLNEALEAPYTIRNEQALDPASEFYMDRLLAYYDDDLESVLENHVEIVRIVADENQRRAIETFEPKDKKNQDETELTGDVNYSKIAIYGESDPRAFDYSGAFCNANRGIFSGEELLKLQREFLYDFLHATQEQTIKPKNNPRIDIDQVIVGRTNMPEYKDKKGDEKMEAFNDRTKRIDFPYVLQYEEESRIYEKMLRNADLPDIQVEPHTLEMAGLFGVLTRIEEPDSGTVDIVQKAKAYNGEVDEAEDVDVKKLQDEAAEMAEIGEGMEGVSPRFIGDEIAEAIMDSMHRSRQFLSPLTTFNHFEENLENHGSIPEDRFETYYRYLELVREEYKDRAIEDVRHALAYDVDEIQRQGEKYMDHVMAYIDDDTVEDEITGREQEPDETFLRSVEEKLNVPEDRKDDFRQEVSNWVSRRAREGDTFNPQDNDRLRRALERKLWEDKKHNINFSALVSSNEMDDDERNAWVEALVEQGYTREGAKEVLEFAGAEVAKAEMEE; encoded by the coding sequence ATGACCGACACAAAGGAGACCCTCGCAGAGCTGAGTCGTGAGTACCAGGATTCCATCCCGGCGGACCTCAGGGAGACCCGAAGCTTCGACTGGTACCTCGACCAGCTGTACGACGACCCGCGGATCGCCCGCAACGCACACCAGCGCGTTGCCGACATGTTCGACTACTACGGCACCGAGTACGACGAAGACGCCGGCGTCGTCGAGTACGCGCTGGCCGCCGAAGACCCGCTGAACGACGGGGAGAACACCTTCTACGGCCGCGTCATCCACGAGGCCATCCACGAGTTCGTCAACAAGGTCAAGTCCGGCGCCCGCGGGCTCGGCCCCGAGAAGCGCATCAAACTGCTCCTCGGCCCGGTCGGCTCCGGGAAGTCCGACTTCGACCGCCAGGTCCGGCGGTACTACGAGCACTACACCCGCACCGACGAAGGCCGGATGTACACCTTCCGGTGGACGAACCTCTGTGACATCATCCAGGACCAGGACCCCGCCGACGACACCGTCCGGTCCCCGATGAACCAGGACCCGCTCGTCCTGCTACCCCAGGAACAGCGCGATCGGGTCATCGAAGACCTCAACGAGGCACTCGAGGCGCCCTACACGATCCGCAACGAGCAGGCGCTCGATCCGGCCAGCGAGTTCTACATGGATCGGCTGCTGGCCTACTACGACGACGATCTGGAGTCGGTTCTCGAGAACCACGTCGAGATCGTCCGGATCGTCGCCGACGAGAACCAGCGCCGCGCCATCGAGACCTTCGAGCCCAAGGACAAGAAAAACCAGGACGAGACCGAGTTGACCGGCGACGTCAACTACTCGAAGATCGCCATCTACGGGGAGAGTGATCCCAGGGCCTTCGACTACTCCGGGGCGTTCTGTAACGCCAACCGCGGCATATTCTCCGGCGAGGAGCTACTGAAACTCCAGCGGGAGTTCCTCTACGACTTCCTGCACGCGACGCAGGAGCAGACGATCAAGCCCAAGAACAACCCCCGGATCGACATCGACCAGGTGATCGTCGGGCGGACGAACATGCCCGAGTACAAGGACAAGAAGGGCGACGAGAAGATGGAGGCGTTCAACGACCGGACCAAGCGGATCGACTTCCCGTACGTCCTCCAGTACGAGGAGGAGTCGCGCATCTACGAGAAGATGCTGCGCAACGCCGACCTCCCGGACATCCAGGTCGAACCGCACACCCTGGAGATGGCCGGCCTCTTCGGCGTGCTCACCCGGATCGAGGAACCCGACTCGGGGACCGTGGACATCGTCCAGAAGGCAAAGGCCTACAACGGCGAGGTCGACGAGGCCGAGGACGTCGACGTGAAGAAGTTGCAGGACGAGGCCGCCGAGATGGCCGAGATCGGCGAGGGCATGGAGGGCGTCTCGCCCCGGTTCATCGGCGACGAGATCGCCGAGGCCATCATGGACTCGATGCACCGGAGCCGGCAGTTCCTCTCCCCGCTGACGACCTTCAACCACTTCGAGGAGAACCTCGAGAACCACGGGTCGATCCCCGAAGACCGGTTCGAGACCTACTACCGTTACCTCGAACTCGTCCGCGAGGAGTACAAGGACCGGGCCATCGAGGACGTGCGCCACGCGCTGGCCTACGACGTCGACGAGATCCAGCGCCAGGGCGAGAAGTACATGGATCACGTCATGGCCTACATCGACGACGACACCGTCGAGGACGAGATCACGGGTCGCGAGCAGGAACCCGACGAGACGTTCCTCAGGTCCGTCGAGGAGAAACTCAACGTCCCGGAGGACCGCAAGGACGACTTCCGCCAGGAAGTGTCGAACTGGGTCTCTCGCAGGGCGCGCGAGGGTGACACCTTCAACCCGCAGGACAACGACCGCCTGCGCCGGGCCCTGGAGCGAAAACTCTGGGAGGACAAGAAGCACAACATCAACTTCTCGGCGCTGGTCTCCAGCAACGAGATGGACGACGACGAGCGCAACGCCTGGGTCGAGGCGCTCGTCGAGCAGGGCTACACCCGTGAAGGGGCCAAGGAGGTGCTGGAGTTCGCCGGCGCCGAGGTCGCCAAAGCAGAGATGGAAGAGTAA
- a CDS encoding PrkA family serine protein kinase encodes MAGRDYIDAADVALEETYQEPMSLGEYVDLVLEKPHLASHASKYLLSAIEAAGTRTVIEEGEQKERYRFFDDPHNDGEHAILGNTDTLNQFVDDLRSIAAARGKDEKIIWLDGPTATGKSELKRCLINGLREYSKTEEGRRYTVEWNVAGAGAGSSGMTYGDSPVSDEDDWYESPVQSHPLTVFPEEVRSDLIAEINDRLDDHVAIRIDGDLDPFCREAYDFLEEQYRREEVEDLFSAVTDPRHLRIKNFVVDVGRGIGVLHSEDDGSPKERLVGSWMAGMLRELDSRGRKNPQAFSYDGVLSQGNGLLTVVEDAAQHADLLQKLLNVPDEGKVKLDKGIGMDIDTQMIIISNPDLEARLNQHADREGQDPLKALKRRLDKHEFTYLTNLSLEAQLLRRELTNETQVWTAQSWDELEAWIREPLHIYVRDSETVVNEKELAPHAIEAAALYAVVTRLDDADVPSGLDLVDKAMLFDRGYLQEGDERIDMDDFEWDDDAADGDGGIPVTYTRDVLADLLHEEQERYHADLPVEHVVMPRDVLNAMAERLVDAPVFSGSERVEFENQVVAVKNHVFGQQEDDVLRAIMRDKRVDEETVEEYIEHVYAWEADEGVENDRGELEEPDPLKMKVFEIEHLGRFTEDNYQGNEPGEVVEQFRTSKIITALNRHAWHNRDDEFQISDVNPKEIPVIESVLGSHDWEDVRRTYEDFDPRQWDNPPGGTETAAVKEETVQNMIEMFDYTAASAELTSRHVMSQVSYKWD; translated from the coding sequence ATGGCCGGACGCGACTACATCGACGCCGCCGACGTCGCCCTCGAGGAGACCTACCAGGAGCCGATGAGCCTCGGCGAGTACGTCGACCTCGTGCTGGAGAAGCCCCACCTGGCCTCTCACGCCTCGAAGTACCTGCTCTCGGCCATCGAGGCCGCCGGCACGCGGACGGTGATCGAGGAGGGCGAGCAGAAGGAGCGCTACCGCTTCTTCGACGACCCACACAACGACGGCGAGCACGCCATCCTCGGCAACACGGACACGCTCAACCAGTTCGTCGACGACCTCCGGTCGATCGCGGCCGCCCGGGGCAAAGACGAGAAGATCATCTGGCTCGACGGGCCCACCGCGACGGGCAAATCCGAGCTGAAGCGTTGTCTCATCAACGGGCTCCGGGAGTACTCGAAGACCGAGGAAGGACGGCGCTACACCGTCGAGTGGAACGTCGCCGGAGCCGGCGCGGGTTCCTCGGGGATGACCTACGGCGATTCGCCGGTCAGCGACGAGGACGACTGGTACGAGAGTCCGGTCCAGTCCCACCCGCTGACGGTGTTCCCCGAGGAAGTGCGGTCGGACCTGATCGCCGAGATCAACGACCGACTCGACGACCACGTCGCGATCCGGATCGACGGCGACCTGGACCCGTTCTGCCGGGAGGCCTACGACTTCCTCGAGGAGCAGTACCGCCGCGAGGAGGTCGAGGACCTCTTCTCGGCGGTCACCGACCCGCGCCACCTCCGGATCAAGAACTTCGTCGTCGACGTGGGTCGGGGAATCGGCGTCCTCCACAGCGAGGACGACGGCAGCCCCAAGGAGCGCCTCGTGGGCTCGTGGATGGCCGGCATGCTCCGGGAACTCGACTCCCGCGGCCGGAAGAACCCGCAGGCCTTCTCCTACGACGGCGTGCTCTCGCAGGGCAACGGCCTCCTCACCGTCGTCGAGGACGCCGCCCAGCACGCCGACCTGCTCCAGAAGCTGCTGAACGTCCCCGACGAGGGCAAGGTGAAACTGGACAAGGGCATCGGGATGGACATCGACACCCAGATGATCATCATCTCGAACCCCGACCTCGAAGCCAGGCTCAACCAGCACGCCGACCGCGAGGGCCAGGACCCGCTGAAGGCGCTCAAGCGCCGGCTCGACAAACACGAGTTCACCTACCTCACGAACCTCTCGCTGGAGGCCCAGCTGTTGCGCCGGGAACTCACCAACGAGACGCAGGTCTGGACCGCCCAGTCCTGGGACGAACTCGAAGCGTGGATCCGGGAACCGTTGCACATCTACGTCCGCGACAGCGAGACGGTCGTCAACGAGAAGGAACTGGCCCCCCACGCCATCGAGGCCGCGGCGCTGTACGCCGTCGTCACGCGGCTCGACGACGCGGACGTGCCGAGCGGCCTCGACCTCGTCGACAAGGCCATGCTGTTCGACCGGGGCTACCTGCAGGAGGGCGACGAGCGCATCGACATGGACGACTTCGAGTGGGACGACGACGCCGCGGACGGCGACGGGGGCATCCCGGTCACCTACACCCGGGACGTCCTCGCGGACCTGCTCCACGAGGAACAGGAGCGGTATCACGCCGACCTGCCCGTCGAGCACGTCGTCATGCCCCGTGACGTGCTCAACGCGATGGCCGAGCGGCTGGTCGACGCCCCGGTGTTCTCCGGCAGCGAGCGCGTCGAGTTCGAGAACCAGGTGGTCGCGGTGAAAAACCACGTGTTCGGCCAGCAGGAAGACGACGTGCTCCGGGCGATCATGCGCGACAAGCGGGTCGACGAGGAGACCGTCGAGGAGTACATCGAGCACGTCTACGCCTGGGAGGCCGACGAAGGTGTCGAGAACGACCGCGGCGAACTCGAGGAGCCGGACCCGCTGAAGATGAAGGTGTTCGAGATCGAGCACCTCGGCCGGTTCACCGAGGACAACTACCAGGGCAACGAGCCCGGCGAGGTCGTCGAGCAGTTCCGGACGAGCAAGATCATCACGGCGCTGAACCGCCACGCCTGGCACAACCGCGACGACGAGTTCCAGATCTCCGACGTGAACCCGAAGGAGATCCCCGTCATCGAGTCCGTGCTGGGCTCACACGACTGGGAGGACGTCCGGCGCACCTACGAGGACTTCGACCCCCGCCAGTGGGACAACCCGCCGGGCGGGACGGAGACGGCGGCGGTCAAGGAGGAGACGGTCCAGAATATGATCGAGATGTTCGACTACACGGCGGCGTCGGCCGAGCTGACGAGCCGACACGTCATGAGCCAGGTGAGTTACAAGTGGGACTGA
- a CDS encoding rubrerythrin-like domain-containing protein, translating into MRDVTQTPDEETPYECFECGAVIVAEDDPSPCPECGSEMRNRQTPLE; encoded by the coding sequence ATGAGAGATGTCACGCAAACCCCCGACGAGGAAACGCCGTACGAGTGCTTCGAGTGTGGTGCCGTCATCGTCGCCGAGGACGACCCCAGCCCCTGTCCGGAGTGCGGGAGCGAGATGCGAAACCGCCAGACGCCACTGGAGTGA
- the gdhB gene encoding glutamate dehydrogenase GdhB yields MSSDSTSADDDQSAAGPESAVETARRQLRRAAGHLDIDPNVVERLMHPKRVQEVTVPIERDDGTVEVFTGYRAQHDSVRGPYKGGLRYQPEVTRDECVGLAMWMTWKCAVMDLPFGGAKGGIAVDPKALSESERERLTRRFAEEIRHVIGPTRDIPAPDMGTDPQTMAWLMDAYSMQEGETVPGVVTGKPPVVGGSEGREAAPGRSVAIVTREAVDYYDRELADVTVAVQGYGSVGANAARLLHDWGATVVSVSDVTGAIYDPDGLDPNSIPSHDEEPGAVGRQDVPETLTNDELLELDVDVLVPAAIGNVLTGANAHAVAADVIVEGANGPVTTAADEIFAERGIPVIPDILANAGGVTVSYFEWLQDINRRAWSLERVHDELETEMLAAWRDVCEAYEARDVTWRDAAYIVALSRVAEAHEARGLWP; encoded by the coding sequence ATGTCCTCGGATTCGACGAGCGCCGACGACGACCAGTCGGCGGCCGGTCCGGAATCGGCGGTCGAGACCGCTCGCCGACAGTTGCGACGTGCCGCTGGCCACCTGGACATCGATCCCAACGTGGTCGAACGGCTCATGCATCCCAAGAGGGTGCAGGAGGTGACGGTCCCCATCGAACGCGACGACGGGACCGTCGAGGTGTTCACCGGCTATCGCGCCCAGCACGACAGCGTCCGCGGGCCCTACAAGGGCGGACTCCGATACCAGCCAGAGGTCACCCGCGACGAGTGTGTCGGGCTCGCGATGTGGATGACCTGGAAGTGCGCCGTCATGGACCTCCCCTTCGGCGGCGCGAAAGGCGGCATCGCCGTCGACCCGAAAGCCCTCAGCGAGTCCGAGCGCGAACGACTCACGCGGCGGTTCGCCGAGGAGATCCGGCACGTCATCGGCCCGACCAGAGACATTCCGGCACCCGACATGGGGACCGACCCACAGACGATGGCGTGGCTGATGGACGCGTACTCGATGCAGGAGGGTGAGACCGTCCCCGGCGTCGTCACGGGGAAGCCACCGGTCGTCGGGGGGAGCGAAGGGCGGGAGGCGGCGCCCGGCCGGAGCGTGGCGATCGTCACTCGCGAGGCCGTCGACTACTACGACCGGGAGCTCGCGGACGTGACGGTCGCCGTCCAGGGGTACGGCAGCGTCGGTGCGAACGCGGCCCGGTTGCTCCACGACTGGGGCGCGACCGTCGTCTCGGTCAGCGACGTCACCGGCGCGATCTACGACCCCGACGGACTCGATCCGAACTCGATCCCCTCACACGACGAGGAACCCGGCGCCGTCGGCCGTCAGGACGTCCCCGAGACGCTCACCAACGACGAACTCCTCGAACTCGACGTCGACGTGCTCGTCCCGGCCGCGATCGGCAACGTGCTCACGGGAGCGAACGCGCACGCCGTCGCCGCCGACGTCATCGTCGAAGGGGCCAACGGGCCGGTCACGACTGCCGCCGACGAAATCTTCGCCGAACGCGGGATCCCCGTGATCCCGGACATCCTCGCCAACGCTGGCGGTGTCACCGTCTCCTACTTCGAGTGGTTGCAGGACATCAACCGTCGCGCCTGGTCGCTCGAGCGCGTCCACGACGAGCTCGAGACCGAGATGCTGGCGGCCTGGCGGGACGTGTGTGAAGCCTACGAGGCCCGCGACGTCACGTGGCGGGACGCGGCGTACATCGTCGCGCTCTCGCGGGTCGCCGAGGCGCACGAAGCGCGAGGGCTCTGGCCGTGA